In Parabacteroides timonensis, the genomic stretch CCGACAAGGAATGTCAATGGAATGAACAGGGTAGACACAACTGTCAGGCGTTTCATGATTGCATTCATACGCAAGTCGTTGTTTGAGATATAGAGGTCTACTAATGACGATATGATTTCCCTGCAACTTTCGGTTGTTTGTATCACAAACTGCAACTGGTCGGATAAATCTGTATAGACCGGTTGCATATCCGGGCTGATTATTCCGTTCTCCGTGCGTAATAATTTGGGGAATTGTTCTTTCAAAGGCTGGCTGTTCTTTTTTATGATCATGTATTCATGACGGCGCTGTTGTATCAGTGAACCCATATTTCCCTGGTCGTTTTTTATGTCGAGCAAGGTCTCTTCAATATCTTCCAGCATTTCTTCTACTTTGGATGCTGTTTCTACCAGATTAGCGATAATCGTATTTAAAAGGAAAGCCAGCAACAATCCGCTACCTTTCTTCCGCAGACTCAGCATATTCGATTCCAGTGCTTTCATTGTATTGGCAAATACCGGATTGTTGGTTTCAGTAAAAGATATGACAACATTATCTGTGACCAGTATACTGATATGCTCGGAATGCATTTCCATATTGGCATCGTAGTAGCTGGAGTTTAAGATAATCAGCATGTGATTGGCATACTCTTCTATCTTTACTACATGTTGAGGAGTCAGGATATCTTTGGCATCCAGGTTATGGAGCCCGAAATCGTTTACGATACGCGTGATCGTTTCCGAATCGGTCAGCCCGCTTACCTGAAACCAATTGACTTTGTTGGGATCGGTCAGTTTATTGAACGAAGTCGTTCCTTTCTTGACTTCTGCAGTGTGGATTCCATCAGCATTGTATTGTGTGAGACGAATGTCGGTTACAGTTTCATGTTCACCGGCATAATAATATTTATCCGACAGGTGACGGTTTGAAATATGTCTGTGCCTATGCAAATGCATTCCCTCTTTTCGTCTCATAACTACAATTGTTTTAATCCAGTTCTACAACAGTGATACCTGCACCGCCAAACTGAACATGTTCATCGTGGTACTGCCGGACTCCCGGAACCGAATGCAGATAATCGCGTATCAGTTGCCGTAGAATACCCGTACCCGTGCCGTGCAGGATACGTACCCGCTCTGCCCCGACCTGGATAGCATCGTCAATGAAATAGGTGACAGTTTGCAGTGCTTCATCGCCTCTCATACCTCTAACATCTATCTCTTGCTTAAAGTTCAGTTTTTTATCGTGCATATGGTCTGTCGTTCCCACACTGATAAAGGTACTTTTCTGAATTTCCTTTTTGATCTGGCCTTTGCTGACCTTTTCCAGTTGTTCGAGTTTCACAGTACTTTTTATCATACCGAATGCTACAACAGCTTGTTTTCCCTGAAGTTCCATAACCGTTCCGGCAGAAACCTGTCCTTTTAAACGGACATTATCGCCAACCTCGATCACATCACGGTTGAATGTTTGCTTGGCGGTAGGGGCATTCTGCTTTTGTTTTTTACGCTCTTTCCGCTCCTGCAGTTTCGCCATCTTACGTGCAATCTTATCGTCTTCCTCTCCGGTCGATTCGATGGATGCTTTGAACTCTTCCAGGGCTTTACGGGCAAGCTTGGTTTGTTCTTTTTCTGCTTGCGCTTCTTTGATTTCGCGAACAGTATTCTCGATTTTGGCATTTGCTTCGGCCAGTATTCGCTGTGCTTCGGCTTTTGCTTCGCGAATGATCTCTTTACGTTGCTTGTTTACCTCTTCCAGATCCTTTTCGTAGCGTGACGTGATATCTTCCAGCTTTTTCTCTTGCTGGCGGATATTCTGCCGTTTGCTTTCCCAGTAGCGTTTGTCGCGAACGATATCCTGGAGATATTTATCCATATCGATATAATCGGAACCGACCTTGGCTGAAGCATCGGCAATGACATCTTCCGGCAACCCGATCTTTCGTGCAATCTCTACGGCGAACGAACTACCCGGGTTTCCAATGGACAGTTTGAACAGCGGTTGCATCAGATGACGGTCGTATAACATGGCTCCGTTTACAATACCTTCGGTATCTTCCGCGAAATGCTTCAGGTTCTGATAGTGGGTAGTAATCACTCCGAAACTATGGTTCCGGTTGAACCGGTCTAACAATGCTTCAGCAATGGCTCCTCCAATCTGTGGTTCCGTTCCGCTACCGAATTCGTCGATCAGGATGATCGTCTTTTCATTACAGTTCCTGACGAAATATTTCATATTGGTCAGGTGTGAACTGTATGTACTTAAATCATTCTCGATACTCTGTTCGTCACCGATATCAATAAATATACTGGCAAAAATCCCTGTACGCGAACTTTCATGCAAAGGAATTAATAACCCGCATTGCAACATATATTGTAGCAAACCTACTGTTTTCAGACAAACCGATTTACCTCCGGCGTTCGGGCCGGATATGATCAACAGGCGTTTCTTTTCATCGAGTGTGATGTCAAGAGGAATCACTTGCTTGTTTTGTTTCTGAAGCGACAGGTACAGGAGAGGATGGACGGCACGTGCCCAATCGACCTGTTGTACGTTTTCCACTACCGGTTTGATCCCTTTCATTTGTTCGGCAAAAAGAGCTTTGGCACGGATAAAATCGATGTCTGCCATAAACTCATACGATTGCAGGATATCTGGAACCATCGGACGGACTATATTGGTGAAATCCGTCAATATCTTCATGATCTCACGGCGCTCGTCACCTTCCAGTTCCCTGACACGGTTGTTGGCTTCAACAACTACTTCCGGTTCAATGAAAACCGTCTTACCACTGGCCGATTCATCATGTACAATTCCTTTTATCTTTCTTTTGAAAGCCGGAGCTACAGGAATCATTAAACGTCCGTCACGCATGGTAGGAGTTACGTCTTTGTCGACTACTCCTTCCGACTGCGCACTTCGTAAGATCGATTGGAGACTACGGGAAATACCGCTCATCGTAGATGTTATCTCCTTCCTGATCTGTGCCAGTGTAGGAGAGGCATTGTCTTTTACTTTCCCGAACTTATCCAGGATGGAGTCTATTTTTCCGATCAGTTGTGGAAAAACGAGTATGTCTCCGGCCAGTGCCGTAAGTGCAGGATAAGCAATTTCCTCATCCTCTACAGGACGGAAGAAACGAATGATATCGTTGATTGTTTGTAAAGAACGTTTCAGGTCGAACAATTCTTTTTCATCCAGCCAGGTTCCTTCCGGCCGTATCCGCTTCAGCGAATAACGTACATCAAAGAAATAGGCAGCAGGAAATTCCTGTTCTCCATGTAAAATACGGACAAACTCATCGGTTTGTTCCAGACGTTCAATAACGGTTGAATAATCTGCCGAAAAATCCATTTCGGCTACCCGCTCTTGTCCCAGCGGGCTTAAACATTTATCGGAAATTAAACGGCGAACTTTATCGAACCCCGTTTTTTGTTCAAAGTTTTGTGGATATATCACGTTAGTTAATATGCTTTATTTTATCTCCACCGTAATCTCCCTGCGGATAGTAGGGCGGACGATGATTTCCATTTTGTTCTTACCCCTTTTGATGTCGAACGTACAGGCGTTGTTACCTGCCGGATTGACATATGGAGCATAATAATACAGGTAGGAGAAGGCTCCTACATTGCCAGAGCTTTGCAAGGCGTCGGCAACCTGAGAGTATTTGAATGTATCCCAGAACATACAACGTTTGAATCCGTTAGCATCCGTAAACTGTGTTTTTGGATCGCGGTATTTCATTGTTTTTGATATGAAGTTCTTATAGCCAGCTGTAAATTCTTCAGCGGAATAATTCATTTTGTTTCCATTGATCTTTTCGATCACATCACGCGGACGAAGGCCGGAGGTATAAGCCGGTGAATTACGGTCGACATCCGTAATCAGCTCCAGACGGTCGATATCATAGCTGATACCCGTATAATTATAGGTTTTCTGACTAACCTTGTATTGTACGTTGCGACCATATTTTACATACGGATACTGCATCAGCATTAACGGCGCATGGATACGGGCGTATTCTTCCAGACGGTAAGAGTCTTCCAGTAATTCGTTAGCCTCACATTCCCAGATGATACGTCCGGGTACAAATGCCTGGTCGATCATACGAAAACCGAACTGCAACAGATATTCAGCTTCCGCTTCCGCTGCGGAATTACCCAGGAACGGGAAAGATTCCATCTTGCTTTGAGTGAAATTATAGCGGTAGATGGGTTCTTTGTTTACCAGGATTACATTCGTTCCTTTGAAATTTGGGTTTTTGTCAAAGAAATAAAATGTCTGTATCAGGATATCCGGTTGAGCTATATCAAGCACCATCCCTTTTTTTGTCAGTTCTTTTTCGATGCATTCGTTAATCACTGTTTCCAGTTTGCGGTTGTTTTCGTCGATCGCAGCAAAAGCAAATGTTTTGAATTTACTGAAATTGACAGAGTCGGGTGTAACTACTGTTTTGAAAGGGCATGTAAAAGTCCGTTCGCCGGTTGTCTCCAGGCTATACATTGAGAAGGCGGATGCCAGCTGATCTTCCATTATTGAATTGATCTTTTTACAGTCTTTCTTTACCATTACCTGTTTGGTCGGAACGGAAAGATTACTGATCGTGAGGATCACTTCATTTTTACCTGCCGGATTGAATAGTTCGGCAATCTCCTGAGGGGATACTTCCGTTGTGGCTACTCCGTCTATCGCTTCTATCACATCACCTTGTTTTACCCCGGCCAACTCTGCAGAAGAATAGGGTATTATTCCCGTTATTACGGGTTTATCTTTCCCCCAGTTTTTACTTTGGCTGATATCATATGTAAATCCTAATCTGCAAATGGATGCATTCCGGTTCTGGGCATAGCCGGTCATAAATACAAACAACAGTAATATGGATAAAATAATTCTCTTCATAACGTCAGAAATTCTATTATTAGTATTAATAATGCCTGTTTAAATCTAAATATACAGGCAAAGGTAAAGATATTTTTGTTGTCTATGAATAGTTGGCAGCATATTTGATGTTATTCCAGTGCATGACAACAGGAATAACTTTATCGATACACCTCGTGTTGGTAGATAAGGTGAGTTGTATATGGCTGACAATTAGGTAATAATAAAAATATTAAGATAGTTATGAGCAAGATGAATTTTAACGGAAAGAAAGAAACATCTGAAAAAGATGAGCGTTTGAATCAGGAAGATGCGACAAATTTGCAGCACGAACAGGAAAATGCGGCAGAAGAAACTGCACAGACTGACAATGTGACCGAAGAACTGGATGAGTTGAAGAAGAAGTATAACGAACTGAATGACTCTCACCTGCGTCTGATGGCTGAATTTGACAATTATCGTAAACGCACATTGCGTGAAAAGGCCGATCTGATCAAGAATGGTGCTGAAGCTGCTTTGAAAGGATTGCTTCCAGTTGTCGATGATTTTGAACGTGCATTACAAAATATCCGTAACTCAGACGATGTTGAAGCTGTAAAGGAAGGAGTAGAACTTATCTATTCGAAGTTTATGGCTTATCTGGCCCAGCAGGGTGTAAAAGCCATAGAGGCGGTAGGACAACCTTTCGATACCGAAATGTTTGAAGCTGTGGCTACTATTCCTGCTCCGGAACCTGGCCTGAAAGGAAAAATCCTCGATTGTATCCAGACCGGTTATACTTTAAATGACAGAGTGCTGCGTCACGCTAAAGTAGTAGTAGGAGAATAAGCAACGTGCTAACGGGCAAATAACAACAATACAAAGATGGCTAAAAGAGATTATTATGAAGTGCTGGAGGTAGAAAGAACTGCCACAGTAGAAGAAATTAAGAAATCATATCGGAAAAAAGCGATTCAGTTCCACCCTGACAAGAACCCTGGTGACAAGGAGGCTGAGGAGAAATTCAAGGAAGCAGCCGAAGCATATGATGTATTGAGCGATCCTCAGAAACGTCAACGCTACGACCAGTTCGGACATGCCGGAGTAGGAGGTGCTTCTCAGGGAGGTGGCTTTGGTGGAGCCGGAATGTCAATGGAAGATATCTTCTCTCAGTTTGGAGACATCTTTGGTGGACATTTCGGTGGCTTTGGCGGTTTCGGTGGTTTTGGAGGAGGTTCTCGTGGAGGCCGCCGGGTGAACCGTGGATCGGATTTGCGTGTGAAGGTAAAACTGAACCTGAAAGAGATTGCTAACGGAGTTGAAAAGAAGATAAAGGTTAAGAAATATGTTCCTTGTAGCAAATGCCACGGGAGTGGTGCTGAGGATGATCATAGCAGCAAAACCTGTGATACATGCCATGGTAGTGGTGTAGTAACACGTGTTGCCAATACGATCCTGGGGCAGATGAAGACGCAGTCTACTTGTCCGACTTGTGGGGGTGAAGGAAAGATCATCACAAAGAAATGTAGTGAATGTAACGGTGAAGGTATCATGCGTGATGACGACATCATTACAATCAATATTCCGGCTGGTGTTGCAGAAGGA encodes the following:
- a CDS encoding nucleotide exchange factor GrpE codes for the protein MSKMNFNGKKETSEKDERLNQEDATNLQHEQENAAEETAQTDNVTEELDELKKKYNELNDSHLRLMAEFDNYRKRTLREKADLIKNGAEAALKGLLPVVDDFERALQNIRNSDDVEAVKEGVELIYSKFMAYLAQQGVKAIEAVGQPFDTEMFEAVATIPAPEPGLKGKILDCIQTGYTLNDRVLRHAKVVVGE
- the corA gene encoding magnesium/cobalt transporter CorA: MRRKEGMHLHRHRHISNRHLSDKYYYAGEHETVTDIRLTQYNADGIHTAEVKKGTTSFNKLTDPNKVNWFQVSGLTDSETITRIVNDFGLHNLDAKDILTPQHVVKIEEYANHMLIILNSSYYDANMEMHSEHISILVTDNVVISFTETNNPVFANTMKALESNMLSLRKKGSGLLLAFLLNTIIANLVETASKVEEMLEDIEETLLDIKNDQGNMGSLIQQRRHEYMIIKKNSQPLKEQFPKLLRTENGIISPDMQPVYTDLSDQLQFVIQTTESCREIISSLVDLYISNNDLRMNAIMKRLTVVSTLFIPLTFLVGVWGMNFKLMPELDWKYGYGIAWGVMFLTGLLTWIYMRKKDWF
- a CDS encoding endonuclease MutS2 codes for the protein MIYPQNFEQKTGFDKVRRLISDKCLSPLGQERVAEMDFSADYSTVIERLEQTDEFVRILHGEQEFPAAYFFDVRYSLKRIRPEGTWLDEKELFDLKRSLQTINDIIRFFRPVEDEEIAYPALTALAGDILVFPQLIGKIDSILDKFGKVKDNASPTLAQIRKEITSTMSGISRSLQSILRSAQSEGVVDKDVTPTMRDGRLMIPVAPAFKRKIKGIVHDESASGKTVFIEPEVVVEANNRVRELEGDERREIMKILTDFTNIVRPMVPDILQSYEFMADIDFIRAKALFAEQMKGIKPVVENVQQVDWARAVHPLLYLSLQKQNKQVIPLDITLDEKKRLLIISGPNAGGKSVCLKTVGLLQYMLQCGLLIPLHESSRTGIFASIFIDIGDEQSIENDLSTYSSHLTNMKYFVRNCNEKTIILIDEFGSGTEPQIGGAIAEALLDRFNRNHSFGVITTHYQNLKHFAEDTEGIVNGAMLYDRHLMQPLFKLSIGNPGSSFAVEIARKIGLPEDVIADASAKVGSDYIDMDKYLQDIVRDKRYWESKRQNIRQQEKKLEDITSRYEKDLEEVNKQRKEIIREAKAEAQRILAEANAKIENTVREIKEAQAEKEQTKLARKALEEFKASIESTGEEDDKIARKMAKLQERKERKKQKQNAPTAKQTFNRDVIEVGDNVRLKGQVSAGTVMELQGKQAVVAFGMIKSTVKLEQLEKVSKGQIKKEIQKSTFISVGTTDHMHDKKLNFKQEIDVRGMRGDEALQTVTYFIDDAIQVGAERVRILHGTGTGILRQLIRDYLHSVPGVRQYHDEHVQFGGAGITVVELD
- the dnaJ gene encoding molecular chaperone DnaJ, producing MAKRDYYEVLEVERTATVEEIKKSYRKKAIQFHPDKNPGDKEAEEKFKEAAEAYDVLSDPQKRQRYDQFGHAGVGGASQGGGFGGAGMSMEDIFSQFGDIFGGHFGGFGGFGGFGGGSRGGRRVNRGSDLRVKVKLNLKEIANGVEKKIKVKKYVPCSKCHGSGAEDDHSSKTCDTCHGSGVVTRVANTILGQMKTQSTCPTCGGEGKIITKKCSECNGEGIMRDDDIITINIPAGVAEGMQLSMSGKGNAARHGGVNGDLLILIEEEPHPELIRDENDLLYNLLLSVPQAALGGNVEVPTIDGKAKVKIEPGTQPGKVLRLRNKGLPSVNSYGTGDLLVNVSVYIPETLSASEKETLTGLENSPNFQPNRTMKEKIFSKFRHMFD
- a CDS encoding PDZ domain-containing protein, which gives rise to MKRIILSILLLFVFMTGYAQNRNASICRLGFTYDISQSKNWGKDKPVITGIIPYSSAELAGVKQGDVIEAIDGVATTEVSPQEIAELFNPAGKNEVILTISNLSVPTKQVMVKKDCKKINSIMEDQLASAFSMYSLETTGERTFTCPFKTVVTPDSVNFSKFKTFAFAAIDENNRKLETVINECIEKELTKKGMVLDIAQPDILIQTFYFFDKNPNFKGTNVILVNKEPIYRYNFTQSKMESFPFLGNSAAEAEAEYLLQFGFRMIDQAFVPGRIIWECEANELLEDSYRLEEYARIHAPLMLMQYPYVKYGRNVQYKVSQKTYNYTGISYDIDRLELITDVDRNSPAYTSGLRPRDVIEKINGNKMNYSAEEFTAGYKNFISKTMKYRDPKTQFTDANGFKRCMFWDTFKYSQVADALQSSGNVGAFSYLYYYAPYVNPAGNNACTFDIKRGKNKMEIIVRPTIRREITVEIK